From Streptomyces fungicidicus, one genomic window encodes:
- a CDS encoding PTS transporter subunit EIIC, which produces MSTATASAAPAKKRGSGLFQGLQKVGRSLQLPIAVLPAAGILLRLGQADVQEKLNLPDKVTAVFATAGGAIFDNLPMLFCIGVAIGFAKKADGSTALAALVGFLVYSNVLKAFPVTEAKVQDGADIAATYNNPGVLGGILMGLLAAVLWQRYHRKKLVDWLGFFNGRRLVPIIMAFVGTVMGVFFGLVWEPIGEVISDAGEWITGLGAAGAGLFGLINRALIPIGMHQFVNTVSWFQIGDFTNAAGELVHGDLNRFFAGDPDAGQFMSGFFPIMMFGLPAAAIAIAHAARPERRKAVMGMMVSLALTSFVTGVTEPIEFSFMFIAPVLYAIHAVLTALSMAITWALGVHAGFTFSAGAIDYGLNWSLATKPWLIIPIGLVFAAVYYVLFRFAITKFNLPTPGREPEEELEDSTKA; this is translated from the coding sequence ATGAGCACCGCCACCGCCTCGGCGGCCCCCGCAAAGAAGCGGGGATCAGGCCTGTTCCAGGGCCTGCAGAAGGTAGGCCGCAGTCTTCAGCTCCCGATCGCCGTGCTGCCGGCGGCGGGCATCCTGCTCCGGCTCGGCCAGGCCGACGTCCAGGAGAAGCTGAACCTGCCCGACAAGGTCACCGCGGTGTTCGCCACGGCGGGCGGCGCGATCTTCGACAACCTTCCGATGCTCTTCTGCATCGGTGTGGCGATCGGCTTCGCCAAGAAGGCCGACGGCTCCACCGCCCTGGCCGCGCTCGTCGGCTTCCTGGTCTACAGCAACGTCCTCAAGGCGTTCCCGGTCACCGAGGCGAAGGTGCAGGACGGCGCGGACATAGCCGCGACCTACAACAACCCCGGTGTGCTCGGCGGCATCCTGATGGGTCTGCTGGCGGCCGTGCTCTGGCAGCGGTACCACCGCAAGAAGCTCGTCGACTGGCTGGGCTTCTTCAACGGCCGCCGTCTCGTCCCGATCATCATGGCCTTCGTCGGCACCGTCATGGGTGTCTTCTTCGGCCTGGTCTGGGAGCCGATCGGTGAGGTCATCTCCGACGCCGGCGAGTGGATCACCGGTCTGGGAGCGGCGGGCGCCGGCCTGTTCGGCCTGATCAACCGCGCGCTGATCCCGATCGGCATGCACCAGTTCGTGAACACCGTCTCCTGGTTCCAGATCGGCGACTTCACCAACGCCGCGGGCGAGCTCGTGCACGGCGACCTGAACCGCTTCTTCGCCGGTGACCCCGACGCCGGTCAGTTCATGTCGGGCTTCTTCCCGATCATGATGTTCGGTCTGCCCGCCGCCGCCATCGCCATCGCGCACGCCGCCCGCCCGGAGCGCCGCAAGGCCGTGATGGGCATGATGGTCTCCCTGGCGCTGACCTCCTTCGTGACCGGTGTGACCGAGCCGATCGAGTTCTCGTTCATGTTCATCGCCCCGGTGCTGTACGCGATCCACGCGGTGCTCACCGCCCTGTCCATGGCGATCACCTGGGCGCTCGGTGTCCACGCGGGCTTCACGTTCTCCGCGGGCGCCATCGACTACGGGCTCAACTGGAGCCTGGCGACGAAGCCGTGGCTGATCATCCCGATCGGTCTGGTGTTCGCGGCGGTCTACTACGTGCTCTTCCGCTTCGCGATCACCAAGTTCAACCTGCCGACCCCGGGCCGTGAGCCCGAGGAGGAACTCGAGGACTCCACGAAGGCGTGA
- a CDS encoding MBL fold metallo-hydrolase: MKLTVVGCSGSFPSAESACSSYLVEADGFRLLLDMGNGALGELQRHCGLYDLDAIFLSHLHADHCIDMCGYFVARYYRHDGGRCEPIPVYGPEGTEHRLTTAYADTPSASSMSEVFDFHTVKPSTFEIGPFLVHTERVAHPVEAYGIRIEHGGKTLTYSGDTGVTPALDDLARDADLFLCEAAFTHGKEDIPDLHLNGREAGETAARAGVRRLILTHIAPWTDPQISLTDARAVYDGPVGLASRGATYQI; the protein is encoded by the coding sequence ATGAAGCTCACCGTCGTCGGCTGCTCGGGGTCGTTCCCGTCCGCGGAATCGGCCTGCTCGAGCTACCTCGTAGAGGCCGACGGCTTCCGGCTGCTCCTCGACATGGGCAACGGCGCCCTGGGCGAGCTGCAGCGCCACTGCGGTCTCTACGACCTCGACGCGATCTTCCTCAGCCATCTGCACGCCGACCACTGCATCGACATGTGCGGCTACTTCGTCGCACGCTACTACCGGCACGACGGCGGCCGTTGCGAGCCCATCCCGGTCTACGGACCCGAGGGCACCGAGCACCGGCTGACCACCGCCTACGCCGACACCCCCTCGGCGTCCTCCATGAGCGAGGTCTTCGACTTCCACACCGTCAAGCCGTCCACCTTCGAGATCGGCCCGTTCCTCGTCCACACCGAGCGCGTCGCGCACCCGGTCGAGGCCTACGGCATCCGCATCGAGCACGGCGGGAAGACGCTGACCTACTCCGGCGACACGGGCGTGACCCCCGCACTCGACGACCTCGCCCGCGACGCCGACCTCTTCCTGTGCGAAGCCGCCTTCACGCACGGCAAGGAGGACATCCCGGACCTGCACCTCAACGGCCGCGAGGCCGGTGAGACGGCGGCCCGCGCGGGCGTCCGCCGCCTGATCCTCACCCACATCGCCCCCTGGACCGACCCCCAGATCAGCCTCACCGACGCCCGCGCGGTGTACGACGGCCCGGTGGGGCTGGCGTCGCGCGGCGCGACGTACCAGATCTGA
- a CDS encoding PLP-dependent cysteine synthase family protein → MRYDSPLAAVGNTPLVCLPRLSPSADVRIWAKLEDRNPTGSIKDRPALFMIEQAEKDGRLTPGCTILEPTSGNTGISLAMAARLKGYRMVCVMPENTSQERRDLLGMWGAEIISSPAAGGSNTAVRVAKELSAEHPDWVMLYQYGNPDNAGAHYATTGPEILADLPSITHFVAGLGTTGTLMGVGRYLRENKPDVKIVAAEPRYDDLVYGLRNLDEGFVPELYDASVLTTRFSVGSADAVTRTRELLQQEGIFAGVSTGAALHAAIGVANKALKAGEPADVAFVVADGGWKYLSTGVYTAATTEEAIDTLQGQLWA, encoded by the coding sequence ATGCGGTACGACTCCCCGCTGGCCGCGGTCGGCAACACCCCGCTGGTGTGCCTGCCGCGGCTGTCGCCGTCGGCCGACGTCCGGATCTGGGCGAAGCTGGAGGACCGCAACCCGACCGGCTCGATCAAGGACCGCCCGGCCCTGTTCATGATCGAGCAGGCGGAGAAGGACGGCCGCCTCACCCCGGGCTGCACGATCCTCGAACCCACCTCCGGCAACACCGGCATCTCCCTCGCCATGGCGGCCAGGCTCAAGGGCTACCGCATGGTGTGCGTGATGCCCGAGAACACCTCGCAGGAACGCCGTGACCTGCTCGGCATGTGGGGTGCGGAGATCATCTCCTCGCCGGCCGCGGGCGGCTCCAACACCGCCGTGCGCGTCGCCAAGGAACTCTCTGCCGAGCACCCCGACTGGGTGATGCTCTACCAGTACGGAAACCCGGACAACGCCGGCGCGCACTACGCCACCACCGGCCCCGAGATCCTCGCCGACCTGCCGTCCATCACCCACTTCGTGGCCGGCCTCGGCACCACGGGCACGCTGATGGGCGTCGGCCGCTACCTGCGCGAGAACAAGCCCGACGTGAAGATCGTCGCCGCCGAACCGCGCTACGACGACCTGGTCTACGGCCTGCGCAACCTCGACGAGGGCTTCGTCCCCGAGCTGTACGACGCCTCCGTGCTGACCACCCGTTTCTCGGTCGGCTCCGCGGACGCCGTCACCCGCACCCGTGAACTCCTCCAGCAGGAGGGCATCTTCGCCGGCGTCTCCACCGGCGCCGCCCTGCACGCGGCGATCGGCGTCGCCAACAAGGCGCTCAAGGCCGGCGAGCCCGCCGACGTCGCCTTCGTCGTCGCCGACGGCGGCTGGAAGTACCTGTCGACCGGCGTCTACACGGCCGCCACGACGGAAGAGGCCATCGACACGCTCCAGGGACAGCTCTGGGCGTAG
- a CDS encoding immune inhibitor A domain-containing protein produces MTSRPWTFRAAAIGVALAAATATCSAFTVAQADSADKADRPNAVDRHDPAANNHVDHDLEGPFSKTQAAQREEALNQVISGKASVKNRGGSKVVQLKGKKGDSKYVELGREKTDKIFTILVEFGDQIDSRYGGTPGPLHNQIAKPDRKKDNSTAWQADYNQQHFQDLYFGSGKGVDSLKTYYEKQSSGRYSVDGEVSDWVKVPYNEARYGSNACSPDNCAWFAVQDGVTAWAAQQKAAGKTDAQIKTQLAQYDQWDRYDFDGDGDFNEPDGYIDHFQIVHAGEDESAGGGAQGEDAIWAHRWYAFGTDAGATGPEQNKLGGTQIGNTGIWVGDYTIQPENGGLGVFAHEYGHDLGLPDHYDTQGGENSTGFWTLMSSGSWLGTGKNEIGDLPGDMTAWDKLQLGWLNYDTAKAGVDSWHKLGLAEFNTKHKQGLVVQLPKKAVTTEIVAPAEGSTQWWSGSGDDLRNTLTRSVDLTGKSSAALTLDGWYEIEADYDFLYTEVSTDGGANWTALDGTVDGQPIPRDGSDKPALHGTVDGYKPLVYPLDAYAGKKIDLRFRYQSDGGVALKGFTADRISVTADGTALFTDNAETADEAWTAKGFSRVGASFTKDYAQYYIAENRQYVSYDKTLKTGPYNFGFANSRPDWVEHYAYQNGLLIWKWDTSQADNNTSQHPGTGLVLPIDSHPTALKWSDGTLMRNRVQAYDSPFSRYRTDGMTLHKADVATWIPSSKGVSVFNDRTSTYYDESNPTGGVKITDTNTKIKILKEAKDGSTIELQVGPAGR; encoded by the coding sequence GTGACCAGTAGACCCTGGACGTTCAGAGCGGCCGCGATAGGCGTCGCCCTCGCGGCGGCCACCGCCACCTGCTCTGCGTTCACCGTGGCCCAGGCGGACTCGGCCGACAAGGCCGACCGACCCAACGCTGTGGACCGGCACGACCCGGCGGCGAACAACCACGTCGACCACGACCTCGAGGGCCCGTTCTCCAAGACGCAGGCGGCGCAGCGCGAGGAGGCCCTCAACCAGGTCATCTCCGGCAAAGCCTCGGTCAAGAACCGTGGCGGTTCGAAGGTCGTCCAGCTGAAGGGCAAGAAGGGCGACAGCAAGTACGTCGAGCTGGGCCGGGAGAAGACCGACAAGATCTTCACCATCCTGGTCGAGTTCGGCGACCAGATCGACAGCCGCTACGGTGGCACCCCGGGCCCGCTGCACAACCAGATCGCCAAGCCGGACCGCAAGAAGGACAACTCCACGGCCTGGCAGGCGGACTACAACCAGCAGCACTTCCAGGACCTGTACTTCGGTTCCGGCAAGGGCGTCGACTCGCTGAAGACGTACTACGAGAAGCAGTCCTCGGGCCGCTACTCGGTCGACGGCGAGGTCTCCGACTGGGTCAAGGTGCCCTACAACGAGGCCCGTTACGGCTCCAACGCGTGCAGCCCCGACAACTGCGCCTGGTTCGCGGTGCAGGACGGCGTCACCGCGTGGGCCGCGCAGCAGAAGGCCGCCGGCAAGACCGACGCGCAGATCAAGACGCAGCTCGCCCAGTACGACCAGTGGGACCGCTACGACTTCGACGGCGACGGCGACTTCAACGAGCCCGACGGCTACATCGACCACTTCCAGATCGTGCACGCCGGTGAGGACGAGTCCGCCGGCGGCGGCGCCCAGGGCGAGGACGCGATCTGGGCCCACCGCTGGTACGCCTTCGGCACCGACGCCGGCGCCACCGGCCCCGAGCAGAACAAGCTCGGCGGCACCCAGATCGGCAACACCGGCATCTGGGTCGGCGACTACACCATCCAGCCGGAGAACGGCGGACTCGGCGTCTTCGCCCACGAGTACGGCCACGACCTCGGTCTGCCGGACCACTACGACACCCAGGGCGGCGAGAACTCCACCGGGTTCTGGACGCTGATGTCCTCGGGTTCCTGGCTCGGCACCGGCAAGAACGAGATCGGTGACCTGCCCGGCGACATGACCGCCTGGGACAAGCTCCAGCTCGGCTGGCTGAACTACGACACCGCCAAGGCGGGCGTGGACTCCTGGCACAAGCTGGGCCTCGCCGAGTTCAACACCAAGCACAAGCAGGGTCTCGTCGTCCAGCTGCCGAAGAAGGCGGTCACGACCGAGATCGTCGCCCCGGCCGAGGGCTCCACCCAGTGGTGGAGCGGCAGCGGTGACGACCTCCGCAACACGCTGACCCGCAGCGTCGACCTCACCGGCAAGTCCTCGGCCGCGCTGACCCTGGACGGCTGGTACGAGATCGAGGCCGACTACGACTTCCTCTACACCGAGGTCTCGACCGACGGCGGCGCCAACTGGACCGCCCTCGACGGCACGGTGGACGGGCAGCCGATCCCGCGTGACGGCAGCGACAAGCCGGCCCTGCACGGCACGGTCGACGGCTACAAGCCGCTGGTGTACCCGCTGGACGCCTACGCGGGCAAGAAGATCGACCTCCGCTTCCGCTACCAGAGCGACGGCGGCGTGGCCCTCAAGGGCTTCACGGCCGACCGGATCTCGGTGACGGCGGACGGCACCGCGCTCTTCACGGACAACGCGGAGACCGCGGACGAGGCGTGGACGGCGAAGGGCTTCTCCCGCGTCGGCGCGTCCTTCACCAAGGACTACGCGCAGTACTACATCGCCGAGAACCGTCAGTACGTGTCCTACGACAAGACGCTGAAGACCGGCCCGTACAACTTCGGCTTCGCGAACAGCCGTCCGGACTGGGTGGAGCACTACGCCTACCAGAACGGCCTGCTGATCTGGAAGTGGGACACCTCCCAGGCGGACAACAACACCAGCCAGCACCCGGGTACCGGTCTGGTCCTGCCGATCGACTCCCACCCGACCGCGCTGAAGTGGTCCGACGGCACGCTGATGCGCAACCGCGTCCAGGCCTACGACTCGCCGTTCAGCCGGTACCGCACCGACGGCATGACGCTGCACAAGGCGGACGTGGCGACGTGGATCCCCTCGTCGAAGGGTGTGTCGGTCTTCAACGACCGCACCAGCACCTACTACGACGAGTCGAACCCGACCGGCGGTGTCAAGATCACTGACACCAACACGAAGATCAAGATCCTCAAGGAGGCCAAGGACGGCTCGACCATCGAGCTGCAGGTTGGCCCCGCGGGCAGGTAA
- a CDS encoding nicotinamidase, with product MRRALIVVDVQNDFCEGGSLAVAGGADVAAAITELIGQAPAGYRHVVATRDHHIAPGGHFADNPDFVRSWPAHCVAGTEGVGFHPNFAPAVTSGSVDAVFSKGAYSAAYSGFEGADENGTPLAEWLREREVDEVDVVGIATDHCVRATALDAAKEGFRTRVLLGLTAGVAGATTERAVEEMRGAGVELTGAPVVR from the coding sequence ATGCGCCGCGCACTGATCGTCGTTGACGTGCAGAACGACTTCTGCGAGGGGGGCAGTCTCGCCGTGGCCGGCGGTGCGGACGTGGCCGCCGCCATCACCGAGCTGATCGGGCAGGCCCCGGCCGGGTACCGGCACGTGGTGGCCACCCGGGACCACCACATCGCGCCCGGCGGGCACTTCGCCGACAACCCCGACTTCGTACGGTCCTGGCCCGCGCACTGCGTCGCCGGGACGGAGGGTGTCGGGTTCCACCCGAACTTCGCGCCCGCGGTGACCTCCGGGTCGGTCGACGCCGTGTTCAGCAAGGGCGCGTACTCGGCGGCCTACAGCGGGTTCGAGGGGGCGGACGAGAACGGGACGCCGCTGGCGGAGTGGCTGCGGGAGCGGGAGGTCGACGAGGTGGACGTGGTGGGGATCGCCACGGACCACTGCGTGCGGGCCACCGCGCTGGACGCGGCGAAGGAGGGGTTCCGGACGCGGGTGCTGCTGGGGCTGACGGCGGGGGTGGCCGGGGCCACGACCGAGCGGGCGGTGGAGGAGATGCGGGGGGCCGGGGTGGAGCTGACGGGGGCGCCCGTCGTGCGGTGA
- a CDS encoding MoaD/ThiS family protein — MAIEVRIPTILRQYTDGQKAVEGTGNTLAELFTDLETRHTGIQARLIDEANGEQLRRFVNVYLNDEDVRFLDGINTKLSDGDSITILPAVAGGMA; from the coding sequence ATGGCCATCGAGGTCCGCATCCCGACCATCCTCCGCCAGTACACCGACGGCCAGAAGGCGGTGGAAGGCACCGGGAACACCCTCGCCGAGCTCTTCACCGACCTCGAGACCCGGCACACGGGCATCCAGGCCCGCCTCATCGACGAGGCGAACGGCGAGCAGCTGCGCCGCTTCGTCAACGTCTACCTCAACGACGAGGACGTCCGCTTCCTGGACGGCATCAACACCAAGCTGTCCGACGGCGACAGCATCACGATCCTGCCGGCCGTGGCCGGCGGTATGGCCTGA
- a CDS encoding putative leader peptide — MVLIDVSDKAPGTLLVARLHVDLCRLNSAIC, encoded by the coding sequence ATGGTTCTTATCGACGTGAGCGACAAGGCGCCGGGCACACTGCTCGTGGCGCGCCTGCACGTCGACCTGTGCAGGCTGAACAGCGCCATCTGTTGA
- a CDS encoding nicotinate phosphoribosyltransferase, with the protein MNTADLGLPVDVPSTALFTDQYELTMLRAALKAGTAGRRSVFEVFTRRLPDGRRYGVLAGTGRVLDAVENFRFDPGVLGFLREKDIVDEETLDYLAGYRFSGDIWGYPEGEVYFPGSPVMRVEGSFAECVLLETVILSILNHDSAIAAAASRMSSAAGGRPLIEMGARRTHELAAVAASRAAYVGGFASTSDLAAGFRYNIPTVGTSAHAFTLLHDSERDAFRAQVDSLGGGTTLLVDTYDVTEAVRTAVEIAGPELGAVRIDSGDLLLVAHRVRQQLDELGATGTRILVTSDLDEYAIASLAAAPVDAYGVGTQLVTGSGHPTASMVYKLVARAESADPKAPLVPVAKKSTGGKTSVGGRKWAARRLDADGVAEAEVIGTGPVPDELAGRQLLVPLVEGGEVVAREPLDVVRDRHAAARAGLPLSATQLSRGEPVLPTEYAQLPSGS; encoded by the coding sequence ATGAACACAGCGGACCTTGGGCTGCCGGTGGACGTCCCCTCGACGGCTCTCTTCACTGACCAGTACGAGCTGACCATGCTGCGGGCAGCGCTGAAGGCCGGCACGGCCGGGCGGCGCAGCGTGTTCGAGGTCTTCACCCGGCGACTGCCGGACGGCCGCCGCTACGGCGTGCTGGCCGGCACCGGACGGGTGCTGGACGCGGTGGAGAACTTCCGCTTCGACCCGGGCGTCCTCGGGTTCCTGCGCGAGAAGGACATCGTCGACGAGGAGACCCTGGACTATCTGGCCGGCTACCGCTTCTCCGGTGACATCTGGGGCTACCCCGAGGGAGAGGTGTACTTCCCGGGCTCGCCGGTCATGCGGGTGGAGGGCAGCTTCGCGGAGTGCGTGCTCCTCGAGACGGTGATCCTGTCGATCCTCAACCACGACTCGGCGATCGCCGCCGCTGCCTCCCGGATGTCCTCCGCGGCCGGCGGGCGGCCGCTGATCGAGATGGGCGCGCGGCGCACCCACGAGCTGGCCGCGGTGGCCGCCTCCCGGGCCGCGTACGTCGGCGGCTTCGCCTCCACCTCCGACCTGGCGGCCGGCTTCCGCTACAACATCCCGACCGTGGGCACCTCCGCCCACGCCTTCACCCTGCTGCACGACAGCGAGCGGGACGCCTTCCGGGCCCAGGTGGACTCCCTCGGCGGCGGTACGACGCTGCTGGTGGACACCTACGACGTGACCGAGGCGGTCCGCACGGCCGTGGAGATCGCCGGGCCGGAGCTGGGCGCCGTCCGGATCGACTCCGGTGACCTGCTGCTGGTGGCCCACCGGGTGCGGCAGCAGCTGGACGAGCTGGGCGCCACCGGCACGAGGATCCTCGTGACCTCGGACCTGGACGAGTACGCCATCGCCTCGCTGGCGGCGGCGCCGGTGGACGCCTACGGGGTGGGCACGCAGCTGGTGACCGGCTCGGGACACCCGACGGCCTCCATGGTCTACAAGCTGGTCGCCCGCGCGGAGTCCGCCGACCCGAAGGCGCCGCTGGTGCCGGTGGCGAAGAAGTCCACCGGAGGCAAGACCTCCGTCGGCGGCCGCAAGTGGGCCGCGCGGCGGCTGGACGCGGACGGCGTCGCCGAGGCCGAGGTGATCGGCACCGGCCCGGTGCCGGACGAGCTGGCCGGGCGGCAACTGCTGGTGCCGCTCGTCGAGGGCGGCGAGGTGGTCGCCCGCGAGCCGCTGGACGTGGTCCGCGACCGGCACGCGGCGGCGCGGGCGGGGCTGCCGCTCTCCGCCACCCAGCTCTCCCGAGGGGAACCCGTCCTTCCGACGGAGTACGCGCAGCTGCCGTCGGGTAGCTAG
- the clpS gene encoding ATP-dependent Clp protease adapter ClpS — protein MGPVTSPAPMEIERTESAEEVFAVPEPDVPWVTIVHNDPVNLMSYVTYVFQSYFGYSKDKATKLMLDVHHKGRAVVSSGTREEMERDVQAMHGYGLWATLQHDRK, from the coding sequence ATGGGGCCTGTGACGTCACCCGCACCCATGGAGATCGAACGCACCGAGTCGGCGGAGGAGGTCTTCGCCGTACCCGAGCCCGACGTCCCGTGGGTCACCATCGTCCACAACGACCCGGTCAACCTCATGAGCTATGTGACGTACGTCTTCCAGTCGTACTTCGGCTACTCCAAGGACAAGGCCACCAAGCTCATGCTCGACGTCCACCACAAGGGCCGGGCGGTCGTCTCCAGCGGTACCCGCGAGGAGATGGAACGCGACGTGCAGGCCATGCACGGCTACGGACTGTGGGCCACCCTCCAGCACGACCGGAAGTGA
- a CDS encoding Mov34/MPN/PAD-1 family protein produces the protein MLTITQALYDQIVAHAREDHPDEACGVVAGPVGAGRPERFIPMLNAARSPTFYEFDSQDLLKLYREMDDNDEEPVVIYHSHTATEAYPSRTDVTYANEPGAHYVLVSTADTDDAGEFQFRSFRILEGEITEEEVKVVEAY, from the coding sequence ATGCTGACCATCACCCAGGCCCTGTACGACCAGATCGTCGCCCACGCGCGCGAGGACCACCCCGACGAGGCGTGCGGCGTGGTGGCGGGCCCGGTGGGCGCCGGCCGCCCCGAGCGCTTCATCCCGATGCTGAACGCTGCCCGCTCGCCCACCTTCTACGAGTTCGACTCCCAGGACCTGCTGAAGCTGTACCGCGAGATGGACGACAACGACGAGGAGCCGGTGGTGATCTACCACTCCCACACGGCCACCGAGGCCTACCCGTCGCGCACCGACGTCACCTACGCCAACGAGCCCGGCGCCCACTACGTCCTGGTCTCCACCGCCGACACCGACGACGCCGGCGAGTTCCAGTTCCGCTCCTTCCGCATCCTGGAGGGTGAGATCACCGAGGAGGAGGTCAAGGTCGTCGAGGCGTACTGA
- a CDS encoding amino acid permease: protein MASPQVDTESVPEEGYERGLNSRQVQMIAIGGAIGVGLFLGAGANIAKAGPSLIVMYALAGVIIFFIMRALGELLLYRPVSGSFAEYSREFLGPFFGYFTGWTYWLMWVVTGMAELTAAAIYINYWFPAIPQWTSALVFLVILFGANLISVKLFGEIEFWFSMVKVTAIIGMIVIGLGVLTLGFSQAGDTAAVSNLWAFDGFFPKGIGSSLMTLQGVMFAYLAVELVGVTAGESENPEKTLPKAINTLPWRIALFYVGALTVILCVVKWTEFSADASPFVKAFAVIGIPAGAGIVNFVVLTAALSSCNSGMYSTGRMLRNLADNGEAPGAFKRLSSRKTPALGIATSVFFMGIGVVLNYVVPEKAFGYVTSIATAAGIWTWLMILISHVLYRRQVVAGRLPASSFPAPGGSVCSYIAIAFLLFVTCLIAIDADARICLYVMAGWAVALGIGWMVLKNRNPQITRRDDSRFEKVG, encoded by the coding sequence ATGGCCTCACCGCAGGTCGACACGGAGTCCGTACCCGAGGAGGGGTACGAGCGCGGCCTCAACAGCCGCCAGGTCCAGATGATCGCGATCGGCGGCGCCATCGGCGTCGGGCTCTTCCTGGGAGCCGGGGCGAACATCGCCAAGGCCGGTCCCAGCCTGATCGTCATGTACGCCCTCGCGGGCGTCATCATCTTCTTCATCATGCGGGCCCTGGGCGAGCTCCTGCTCTACCGCCCCGTCTCCGGCTCCTTCGCCGAATACTCGCGTGAGTTCCTCGGCCCGTTCTTCGGCTACTTCACCGGCTGGACGTACTGGCTGATGTGGGTGGTCACCGGCATGGCCGAGCTGACCGCCGCGGCCATCTACATCAACTACTGGTTCCCGGCGATCCCGCAGTGGACGTCGGCGCTGGTCTTCCTGGTCATCCTGTTCGGGGCCAACCTGATCTCGGTGAAGCTGTTCGGCGAGATCGAGTTCTGGTTCTCGATGGTCAAGGTCACCGCCATCATCGGCATGATCGTGATCGGTCTCGGTGTGCTCACCCTCGGCTTCAGCCAGGCCGGCGACACCGCCGCCGTCTCCAACCTCTGGGCCTTCGACGGCTTCTTCCCCAAGGGCATCGGCTCGTCCCTGATGACCCTGCAGGGCGTCATGTTCGCCTACCTCGCCGTCGAGCTCGTCGGTGTCACGGCCGGCGAGTCCGAGAACCCCGAGAAGACCCTCCCCAAGGCGATCAACACGCTGCCCTGGCGCATCGCGCTCTTCTACGTCGGCGCGCTCACCGTCATCCTGTGCGTGGTCAAGTGGACCGAGTTCTCCGCCGACGCCAGCCCCTTCGTGAAGGCGTTCGCGGTCATCGGCATCCCGGCCGGCGCCGGCATCGTCAACTTCGTCGTGCTCACCGCCGCCCTGTCGTCCTGCAACTCCGGCATGTACTCCACCGGACGCATGCTGCGCAATCTCGCCGACAACGGAGAGGCCCCGGGCGCCTTCAAGCGGCTGTCGTCCCGCAAGACGCCCGCGCTCGGCATCGCCACCTCGGTGTTCTTCATGGGCATCGGCGTCGTCCTGAACTACGTCGTCCCCGAGAAGGCCTTCGGCTACGTCACGTCCATCGCCACCGCGGCCGGCATCTGGACCTGGCTGATGATCCTGATCAGCCACGTCCTCTACCGCCGCCAGGTCGTCGCGGGCCGGCTGCCCGCCTCGTCCTTCCCGGCGCCCGGCGGCTCGGTCTGCTCCTACATCGCCATCGCGTTCCTGCTCTTCGTCACCTGCCTCATCGCGATCGACGCGGACGCCCGGATCTGCCTGTACGTGATGGCCGGCTGGGCCGTCGCCCTCGGCATCGGCTGGATGGTCCTCAAGAACCGCAACCCGCAGATCACCCGGCGCGACGACAGCCGCTTCGAGAAGGTCGGCTGA
- a CDS encoding DUF2017 domain-containing protein, whose translation MPGTFEPLPGGGAAVALDDVEISIIRSLAVQMMELIGPGPAEDASADPLADLFADGPSEPPSDPVLRRLFPDAYGDPDGTPGAKEAEEQKAHSAEFRRYTENDLRAGKRDNALAVIRSLDALSPAGEGGAVLELSPDDSRKWLGALNDLRLAIGARLEISDEDDSDLLFHLPDQDPRKPMVMAYLWLGGLQETLVTTLMP comes from the coding sequence ATGCCAGGAACCTTCGAACCGCTCCCCGGCGGCGGCGCGGCCGTCGCGCTCGACGACGTCGAGATCTCCATCATCCGCTCCCTGGCCGTGCAGATGATGGAGCTCATCGGCCCCGGACCAGCCGAGGACGCCTCCGCCGACCCGCTCGCCGACCTCTTCGCCGACGGCCCGAGCGAGCCGCCCTCCGACCCGGTGCTGCGCCGCCTGTTCCCGGACGCCTACGGCGACCCGGACGGCACCCCGGGGGCCAAGGAGGCCGAGGAGCAGAAGGCCCACTCCGCCGAGTTCCGCCGCTACACCGAGAACGACCTGCGGGCCGGCAAGCGCGACAACGCCCTCGCGGTGATCCGCTCCCTGGACGCGCTCAGCCCGGCCGGCGAGGGCGGCGCGGTGCTCGAGCTGTCGCCGGACGACTCCCGGAAGTGGCTCGGCGCCCTCAACGACCTGCGCCTGGCGATCGGCGCCCGGCTGGAGATCAGCGACGAGGACGACAGCGACCTCCTCTTCCACCTCCCCGACCAGGACCCCCGCAAGCCGATGGTGATGGCGTACCTCTGGCTCGGCGGGCTCCAGGAGACGCTCGTCACGACGCTGATGCCCTGA